One window from the genome of Candidatus Synechococcus calcipolaris G9 encodes:
- a CDS encoding DUF2854 domain-containing protein, protein MFGRFSLGTIGLVVGSVLTIIGTIAYAQGNATLNLAGFFYGIPLLLGGLALKAAELKPVPYSQPPSPDIIELRQGATPIQTQIRNDITRYRYGQESHLDTSLAALGLSPSDEERPVLSGLRESDTDGAYTLVLEFDSPLISFEQWLAKQDKLRKFFGPNIDIALTQSADNRVEVSLIAMDSNPA, encoded by the coding sequence ATGTTCGGTCGGTTTTCATTAGGAACAATTGGATTAGTCGTTGGCTCAGTTTTGACCATCATTGGAACGATCGCCTATGCCCAAGGGAATGCAACCCTAAATCTAGCGGGTTTTTTCTATGGCATTCCCCTACTCTTGGGGGGATTAGCCCTGAAAGCCGCCGAACTCAAGCCGGTGCCCTACAGTCAACCGCCGTCCCCAGATATTATTGAGTTACGCCAAGGTGCAACCCCAATTCAGACCCAAATCCGCAACGATATTACCCGCTATCGCTACGGCCAAGAAAGCCACCTAGATACATCCCTCGCGGCCCTTGGCTTGAGTCCCTCCGATGAGGAACGGCCGGTTCTATCGGGATTGCGGGAAAGTGATACCGATGGTGCCTATACCCTAGTCCTTGAATTTGACTCTCCCTTGATTAGTTTTGAACAATGGCTGGCCAAGCAGGATAAACTACGGAAATTTTTTGGCCCCAATATTGATATTGCCCTCACCCAATCCGCGGACAACCGTGTAGAGGTGAGTTTGATCGCGATGGACTCGAACCCTGCCTAA
- a CDS encoding DUF3110 domain-containing protein, whose amino-acid sequence MRVYVLLFNPGTESEGIHSLQVNDRNLILMFEAEDDATRYALLLEAQDFHAPSVVEIDAAEIEEFCDASGYACQRVPQGFVPKSDAERLFLSPPESNVGETDWELENIVPPAAELEDQLSDSELNSLRQRLEKLL is encoded by the coding sequence ATGCGTGTGTACGTTTTACTATTTAACCCTGGAACCGAAAGCGAGGGAATTCACTCCCTACAGGTCAACGATCGCAACCTAATCCTAATGTTCGAGGCTGAGGACGATGCCACTCGTTATGCCCTGTTACTAGAAGCCCAAGATTTTCATGCTCCTAGCGTGGTGGAAATTGATGCGGCAGAGATTGAAGAATTCTGCGATGCGTCTGGCTACGCTTGCCAGCGAGTTCCCCAAGGATTTGTTCCCAAGAGTGATGCCGAGCGACTATTCCTTAGCCCTCCCGAAAGTAATGTGGGTGAAACGGATTGGGAGCTAGAAAATATAGTGCCACCAGCGGCGGAATTAGAGGATCAACTTTCCGATAGTGAACTTAATAGTCTACGCCAACGCCTAGAGAAATTGCTTTAA
- a CDS encoding transglutaminase family protein gives MRYKISHQTTYTYSQAVELAPHVVRLRPRCSSDQSLLMFQLQVSPLPKGESQILDEANNPILQLWWPELPTSMLSIQIMAEVETHCINPFQFLLHPWATQLPLDYPRTLHNSLSPYLGSAGFPGGIDPVAHGLAWEIATGVDNNLLVFLSELNQKLYATCGYQTRETGEPWPPCLTWQRQSGSCRDLTVLFIHACRAVGLAARFVSGYQEGDEDSPERHLHAWAEVYLPGAGWRGYDPTHGLAVADRHIALVAAAQPEDAAPITGTVRGKGATAAMTYQLQISRT, from the coding sequence ATGCGCTATAAAATCTCTCATCAAACGACCTACACCTATAGCCAGGCCGTAGAACTTGCCCCCCATGTGGTTCGCCTGCGGCCCCGGTGTAGTAGTGATCAATCCTTACTAATGTTTCAACTCCAAGTATCTCCCCTTCCCAAGGGTGAAAGTCAGATATTAGATGAGGCAAACAACCCCATTCTCCAACTTTGGTGGCCCGAGTTACCCACCTCCATGCTCTCCATCCAAATCATGGCTGAGGTAGAAACCCATTGCATAAACCCCTTTCAATTTCTTCTCCATCCCTGGGCAACCCAACTTCCCCTCGACTATCCGCGAACCTTGCACAACAGCCTGAGTCCCTATCTAGGGTCAGCAGGTTTTCCCGGTGGTATCGATCCCGTTGCCCATGGCCTCGCCTGGGAAATTGCCACTGGCGTTGATAATAATCTGCTGGTATTCCTAAGTGAGCTAAATCAAAAACTCTATGCAACCTGTGGGTATCAAACTCGCGAAACTGGTGAACCTTGGCCCCCCTGTCTGACTTGGCAACGGCAATCCGGCTCTTGCCGAGATTTAACAGTGTTATTTATCCATGCCTGTCGGGCTGTGGGTTTGGCCGCACGTTTTGTCAGTGGCTACCAAGAAGGGGATGAAGATAGTCCAGAACGTCATCTCCATGCCTGGGCCGAGGTCTATTTGCCTGGGGCCGGTTGGCGAGGATACGATCCAACCCATGGCTTAGCGGTCGCCGATCGCCATATTGCCTTAGTTGCCGCAGCCCAGCCTGAAGATGCAGCCCCCATTACAGGAACCGTGCGGGGAAAAGGAGCAACAGCAGCTATGACCTATCAGCTTCAAATTTCTAGAACATAA
- a CDS encoding alpha-E domain-containing protein gives MLSRVANAVYWLNRYIERAENIARFVDVNLNMLLDLPTSLSPQWQPLILTTGDLQFFQEHYGTATADNVINFLTFDANYPNSILSCIRAARENATSIREVISSEMWQQVNQFYTLVRHAAKTHSLADIADFLGQVKQASHLFAGVMDSTMSHNEAWHFGQMGRLLERADKTTRILDVKYFLLLPSVEDVGSPIDELGWIALLKSASAYEMYRKRGLHRITPAGVAEFLILDAEFPRAIRSCLLQVEYSLYQITGTPLGSWQLPVERCLGRLRSDLDYLTIDEIINRGMHEFLDQLQSQMNQVDNEIFTAFFALEPIPSTT, from the coding sequence ATGCTGAGTCGTGTTGCCAATGCTGTCTACTGGCTAAATCGCTACATTGAACGGGCAGAAAACATTGCTCGTTTTGTTGATGTTAACTTAAATATGCTCCTAGACCTACCCACGAGTCTATCGCCCCAGTGGCAGCCCCTAATCTTGACCACCGGAGACCTCCAATTTTTCCAAGAGCATTATGGCACCGCAACCGCCGATAACGTCATCAACTTTTTAACCTTTGATGCTAATTATCCCAACTCCATTTTGTCCTGCATTCGGGCTGCCCGGGAAAATGCCACCTCCATTCGGGAAGTGATCTCCTCAGAAATGTGGCAGCAGGTGAATCAGTTCTATACCCTAGTTCGTCATGCCGCCAAAACCCATTCTTTAGCCGATATTGCTGATTTTCTCGGTCAGGTAAAACAGGCCAGCCATCTCTTTGCTGGGGTAATGGATAGCACGATGTCCCACAACGAAGCCTGGCACTTTGGCCAAATGGGGCGATTACTCGAACGTGCCGACAAAACCACCCGCATCCTAGATGTGAAATATTTTCTACTCCTACCCTCCGTGGAAGATGTGGGTAGCCCCATTGATGAACTAGGCTGGATTGCCCTTCTCAAATCTGCCAGCGCCTACGAAATGTATCGCAAACGAGGTTTACACCGGATTACCCCCGCCGGTGTGGCAGAATTCTTAATTTTAGATGCCGAGTTTCCCCGGGCCATTCGTTCCTGTTTGTTGCAAGTGGAGTATAGTTTGTACCAAATTACCGGCACACCCCTAGGCAGTTGGCAATTACCCGTAGAGCGTTGCTTGGGACGGCTCCGCTCCGACCTTGATTATTTAACCATTGATGAAATTATCAATCGTGGTATGCATGAATTCTTGGATCAACTCCAAAGTCAAATGAACCAAGTGGACAATGAAATCTTTACCGCCTTCTTTGCCCTAGAACCCATCCCATCCACGACCTAA
- a CDS encoding DUF565 domain-containing protein, whose amino-acid sequence MQDTRLNTFVNRLGEQLQRQLQNPWRRLGLIVIALLFGIFLGTALASTAGQVGYIDIAASAIVAIASEIISAIFYSDRWKLRKTLLGELLNALKFGVLYGLFLIAFLLGS is encoded by the coding sequence ATGCAGGATACTCGTCTCAATACCTTTGTGAATCGCCTAGGAGAACAACTCCAGCGTCAGCTACAAAATCCCTGGCGGCGATTGGGGCTAATTGTGATTGCCCTCCTGTTTGGCATTTTCTTGGGGACAGCCCTTGCCTCTACAGCAGGTCAGGTGGGGTATATCGATATTGCGGCTTCGGCAATTGTGGCGATCGCCTCGGAGATTATTAGTGCTATTTTCTATAGCGATCGCTGGAAACTACGCAAAACCCTCTTGGGGGAGCTTCTAAATGCCCTCAAGTTTGGGGTACTCTACGGTCTATTCCTGATTGCCTTTCTCTTGGGTAGTTAA
- a CDS encoding O-methyltransferase — protein MGPLKSIILQTRQRVAKFEAQRITHRLYATEIDDLRAIAHVLQQAFNERLSQDEQEWVTKIEALRTQLNHDLTELTLKDYGAGNPQQKRSHAEMSAGIEAKATISQVCKASKPRFWALILFYLIREFKPTISIELGTCLGISAAYQAAAHSINHQGRIITLEGDPSLAALAEKNLRGLGLDYTQVICGRFQDTFAPILQEHQPIDYAFIDGHHDENATISYFESLIPYLGNKAIIVFDDISWSEGMKQAWLRIKRNENVKFWLDMQKMGICLINHEQIYPVTGETLYSL, from the coding sequence ATGGGCCCACTGAAATCAATAATTCTTCAGACTCGTCAACGGGTTGCTAAATTTGAGGCGCAGCGGATCACTCACCGCCTCTATGCAACAGAAATCGATGATCTCAGGGCGATCGCCCATGTACTCCAACAAGCATTTAATGAAAGACTCAGCCAAGATGAGCAGGAATGGGTCACAAAAATTGAAGCGTTAAGAACACAATTAAATCATGACCTTACAGAATTAACCCTGAAGGATTATGGTGCTGGCAATCCCCAGCAAAAACGTAGCCACGCTGAAATGTCTGCCGGAATTGAGGCTAAGGCAACCATTTCCCAAGTTTGCAAAGCCAGTAAACCTCGTTTTTGGGCCTTAATTCTTTTTTATCTTATTAGGGAGTTTAAGCCCACCATATCCATTGAACTGGGAACCTGTTTAGGTATTTCTGCGGCCTATCAAGCTGCGGCTCATAGCATCAATCATCAGGGACGAATCATTACCCTAGAAGGGGATCCATCCTTAGCCGCCTTGGCTGAAAAGAATTTACGGGGCTTAGGCCTAGATTATACTCAGGTGATCTGTGGACGGTTTCAGGATACCTTTGCTCCCATTCTTCAGGAACATCAACCCATTGACTATGCCTTTATTGATGGTCATCATGATGAAAATGCCACGATCTCTTATTTTGAATCCCTAATTCCCTATCTGGGAAATAAAGCCATTATTGTTTTCGACGATATTTCCTGGTCAGAGGGGATGAAGCAAGCTTGGCTGCGGATCAAACGCAATGAAAATGTTAAATTTTGGTTGGATATGCAAAAAATGGGCATTTGTTTGATCAATCATGAACAGATCTACCCGGTGACTGGCGAAACGCTCTATTCCTTATAA
- a CDS encoding photosystem I assembly protein Ycf3 — protein sequence MPRSQRNDNFIDKTFTVMADIILKVLPTNSRSKTAFAYYRDGMSAQADGEYAEALENYEEALELEDDPNDRSYILYNVGLIHASNGDHEKALDYYHQSLDLNPRMPQALNNVAVIYHYLGTQAEEAKEKEQAEQLFDRAADYWKRAIQMAPNNYIEAQNWLKTTGRSTMDVYF from the coding sequence ATGCCGCGATCGCAGCGCAACGATAATTTTATTGATAAGACCTTTACCGTCATGGCGGATATTATTCTTAAGGTTTTGCCCACGAATAGCCGCTCGAAGACAGCCTTTGCCTACTACCGTGATGGCATGTCGGCCCAAGCAGATGGCGAGTATGCTGAGGCCCTAGAAAACTATGAAGAAGCCCTAGAATTAGAAGACGATCCCAACGATCGCAGCTACATTCTCTACAATGTGGGCTTAATCCATGCCAGTAATGGGGATCACGAGAAAGCCCTAGATTACTATCACCAATCCCTTGACCTCAACCCCCGCATGCCCCAAGCCCTAAATAATGTTGCTGTGATTTATCACTATTTAGGCACTCAGGCCGAAGAAGCCAAGGAAAAGGAGCAGGCGGAGCAACTCTTCGATCGTGCTGCTGATTATTGGAAACGAGCGATTCAAATGGCTCCTAACAATTATATCGAGGCGCAAAACTGGCTGAAAACCACCGGGCGATCGACGATGGATGTGTATTTCTAA
- a CDS encoding DUF370 domain-containing protein, translating to MDLKLINVGFGNSIAAHRIIAVVSPDSSPIKRIISEARERGHLIDATYGRRTRAVLIMDSHHVILSATHPETIATRFST from the coding sequence ATGGATCTCAAACTCATTAATGTGGGATTTGGCAATAGTATTGCTGCCCATCGTATCATTGCCGTTGTTAGCCCCGATTCATCCCCTATCAAGCGTATCATCAGCGAAGCTCGGGAGCGGGGACACCTCATTGATGCCACCTACGGCCGCCGTACCCGCGCTGTTCTGATTATGGATTCCCACCACGTCATTCTCTCCGCCACCCATCCTGAAACCATTGCCACACGCTTTAGTACATGA
- a CDS encoding Rqc2 family fibronectin-binding protein, with protein sequence MQQVDYTTLMAICTDLQAHWLPARLESVYQRDRHSIALALRTLNQRRWLTLSWHPQAARLCFEAPPPRVPDTFTFSQQLQHQLGRLALVAIVPLSPWERVLDLQFAQRPGDPILWHLYGEIMGKYSNVILVNRHGEIVTAAHQVNDQQSRLRPVLTGQTYRPPPALTDTIPRRDEAFDAWRDRLSLIPGSLRQSFLKNYRGLSSALVLQLFCQTGLEPNCLNENLEESQWQHLFQTWQYWLTCLAEKRFQPRRDDHTYSVIPWTFGQPEPDLHRLLEDYYQGYLHQQEWQGLRHQLLQKLSHLCQKLEQKIHDFQSRLAKSDTSDRQRRQGDLLMAHLQEWQPGLTAITLKDFETNEPITIPLNPEKNAVQNAQHLYRQHQKLKRARQHILPLLETAQKELAYLAQVQVAVEQCQPSSEEINGDTFGSLCQVLEDIRDELIQENYLPEPDYRRSPPPSMNFLQYRTPGGLSVYVGRNNRQNDHLTFRLASPYDLWFHSQEIPGSHVILRLDAGDQPSEKDVQWVANIAAYHSRASQSAQVPVVYTPMKYVHKPKGAAPGMVVYQQETVIWGYPLHRGSQQPTS encoded by the coding sequence GTGCAACAGGTTGATTACACAACATTAATGGCGATCTGCACAGATCTGCAAGCGCATTGGCTCCCGGCCCGGCTGGAATCGGTCTATCAGCGCGATCGCCACAGCATTGCCCTAGCCCTGCGAACCCTAAATCAACGGCGATGGTTGACCCTCAGTTGGCATCCCCAGGCGGCCCGTCTTTGTTTTGAAGCTCCGCCGCCCCGTGTTCCTGACACGTTTACCTTTAGCCAACAACTTCAGCATCAATTGGGTCGGTTAGCTCTGGTGGCGATCGTCCCCCTGAGTCCCTGGGAACGGGTGCTAGATTTACAGTTTGCCCAGCGACCGGGCGACCCAATTCTTTGGCATCTCTATGGGGAAATCATGGGGAAATACAGTAATGTGATTCTGGTGAATCGCCATGGGGAAATTGTCACCGCTGCCCACCAGGTCAATGATCAACAATCTCGCTTGCGGCCGGTGTTGACGGGCCAAACCTATCGACCGCCGCCGGCCTTGACTGATACGATCCCACGGCGGGATGAAGCCTTTGATGCCTGGCGCGATCGCCTGAGTTTAATTCCTGGTTCCCTACGGCAATCGTTCCTCAAAAACTATCGGGGTCTCAGTTCTGCCCTCGTACTTCAGCTCTTTTGTCAAACCGGATTAGAGCCAAATTGTCTCAATGAAAACCTAGAGGAGTCTCAATGGCAACATCTCTTTCAAACCTGGCAGTATTGGTTAACCTGTTTAGCCGAAAAACGTTTTCAACCCCGTCGGGATGACCACACCTATAGCGTCATTCCCTGGACATTTGGCCAACCAGAGCCGGATCTGCATCGTCTGTTAGAGGACTATTATCAAGGGTATCTGCATCAACAGGAATGGCAGGGGTTACGTCATCAACTTTTGCAAAAACTAAGCCATCTCTGCCAGAAACTGGAGCAAAAAATCCATGACTTTCAAAGCCGTTTAGCGAAATCAGATACTAGCGATCGCCAGCGCCGCCAGGGGGATTTATTAATGGCCCATCTCCAGGAATGGCAACCCGGCCTCACGGCTATTACCCTGAAGGATTTTGAAACCAATGAACCCATCACCATTCCCCTCAACCCGGAAAAAAATGCGGTTCAAAATGCCCAACATCTCTATCGGCAACACCAAAAACTTAAACGGGCGCGGCAACACATTTTACCCCTCCTCGAAACGGCCCAAAAGGAACTTGCCTATCTGGCCCAGGTTCAGGTGGCGGTGGAACAATGCCAGCCCAGTTCTGAGGAGATCAATGGGGACACCTTTGGAAGCCTCTGCCAGGTCTTGGAAGATATTCGGGATGAACTCATTCAAGAGAACTATTTGCCAGAGCCAGACTATCGGCGATCGCCGCCGCCCTCAATGAACTTTTTACAATACCGCACCCCCGGTGGTTTATCCGTGTATGTGGGGCGGAATAATCGCCAAAATGATCACCTCACCTTTCGCCTGGCCAGTCCCTACGATCTTTGGTTCCACTCCCAGGAAATTCCCGGTAGTCACGTCATCCTGCGCCTGGATGCGGGAGACCAACCCAGTGAAAAAGACGTGCAATGGGTGGCCAATATTGCCGCCTATCATAGCCGTGCCAGTCAAAGTGCCCAGGTTCCAGTGGTCTATACTCCCATGAAATACGTTCATAAACCCAAGGGAGCGGCTCCGGGCATGGTGGTCTATCAGCAGGAAACGGTGATTTGGGGGTATCCCCTTCACAGGGGTAGCCAACAACCAACTTCCTAA
- a CDS encoding type II toxin-antitoxin system PemK/MazF family toxin — MPNGFLTYKRGEIWWVDLRPAVGYETAKKRPCLILQNDVGNTFGNTTIIAPIMPGIKTFPFVVNIVPTPENRLDKERHINFSQLRAVDYQRVKNKLGTLESIYWQEIEKAVNIELGFSGIFQAP; from the coding sequence ATGCCTAACGGATTCCTAACCTATAAAAGAGGTGAGATATGGTGGGTAGACTTAAGACCTGCCGTTGGATATGAAACAGCTAAAAAACGCCCCTGCCTCATCCTGCAAAACGATGTTGGTAACACGTTTGGAAATACCACAATCATTGCTCCAATTATGCCAGGCATTAAAACATTTCCTTTTGTGGTTAATATCGTGCCCACCCCTGAAAATCGCCTGGATAAGGAAAGACACATTAATTTCAGTCAGTTAAGGGCTGTGGATTATCAAAGAGTTAAAAATAAATTAGGTACGTTAGAAAGCATATACTGGCAAGAAATTGAAAAGGCAGTAAATATCGAGTTGGGGTTTAGTGGTATATTTCAGGCTCCTTAA